The Hominilimicola fabiformis DNA window GTAACCGTCATTGTAACAGAAACCGCGTTCCAAAAGCTCATTTACAGGTGGTTTTTCGGGTGTTATGCGGAAAACTCTCGTCATAATATAATCGATATAATCACTGTTCACAAGTGTAACATTGTTATAACCCAAATTACTGCTGTTTCCCGTATCGGCGGGAATGTCGGTGAGGATTTGAAAATTTTTGTGAGTGTAAAGCACATATTTGAAAAGTTTGTCATAGTTATAATTTCTTATATTAAACCGCATAACATCAGCACAGGCGGTAAGGGTTTTCGTGATTTCCTGCTTTTCCGAAACTGACAGCTCATTTACTCTGTTCGTAAAAGGGTAATCTGCTATGATTTCATCATTCGTTTTTGTGGGCATGGCAAAGACGGTATTGAACATAAGTGTAAGGATTGGTATAAAAAACAGTATTTTCTTCATAGAAAACCACGCCTTTCTCGATTTTTTTAACTAATAGTTACTTCATAAAAATATTATTTCCGAAAATTCGATTTTTTTTCGCATTTTCTATTAAAAAATTCAAAAATATATGTTATAATAAAAATATCATACTAAAAAGGGGAATATTAATAATGATAAACGAAGTACAGGAAATATTGATTAATGAAAGCGAAATTCAAGAGAAAGTAAAATATTTGGCTGAGCAAATAAATAAAGATTATGCCGGTAAGGATATTGTACTTATGATTATCCTAAAGGGCAGTGTTGTTTTTTCGGCTGACCTTATGCGTTATCTTAACGTAAATGTTTCGCTTGACTTTATGCAGGTTTCAAGCTACGGAAGTTCGTCTGTTTCCGGTGAATTGAAGATTTTGAAGGACGGACAAATTGACGTAAACGGTAAAAATGTAATTATTGCGGAAGATATTATTGACAGCGGAAATACGCTAAGCGCACTTGTAAAGCTTCTAAAAAAGAGAGGTGCAAACGTTGAAATCTGTACACTTCTTTCAAAGCCTGCAAGACGTGAAACGCAGGTTGACGTTAAATACGAAGGTTTTGAAATTCCTGACGAATTTGTTGTCGGCTACGGTATGGACTATGACGAAAGATTCAGAAATTTGCCATACATCGGTATACTAAAGAGAGAAGTGTACGGTGGCTGATATGAAAGCACTGCTTGTTGCAGTTAATGCAAAATATATTCATACTTCGCTTAGTGTACGAACGCTTAAAGCATACGCAAATTCGGATAATGTTGAGATGGCGGAATACACGATTAATGAGAGAGTAGAGGACATACTGCGTTCGATTTTTTTGAAAAAAGCGGACGTGGTTTTGTTTTCATGCTATATTTGGAATGTTGAGGTCTGTCTTGATGTTGCCGATATGCTGAAAAAGGTTTCGCCGGAAACAAAGATTATTTTCGGCGGTCCGGAGGTCAGTTTTGACGATACGGAATATATGCAAAAGTACGATTTTATTGACGCGATTATGCGCGGCGAAGGGGAATCGACTTTTAAAGAATGGCTTGAAATCGGTGAAATGGCGGACGGAATTACCTATCGTGAAAACGGCGAGATAATACGAAACAAAGACAGAGAGCTTATTCACGACATTACGTCAATTCCGTTTCCGTATGACGGATGAAGATATTGAAAAAAACAGCGGCAAGCTAATATACTACGAATCAAGCCGCGGTTGTCCGTTTAGGTGCAGTTATTGCCTTTCGTCAACAACGCATAGTGTGCGTTTTAGGGATATGGACGTCGTGAAAGAAGAATTGATGTTCTTCGTGCGACATAATGTGAGAATTGTTAAATTTGTGGACAGAACGTTTAATGCGGACAGAAAACGTACTTGTGAGTTGGTGAAGTTTTTAATCGACAATGCAAAAAATACGACTTTTCATTTTGAAGTGGCGGCGGACCTTATAAATGATGAACTTGTCGAATTGTTTAAAACCGCGCCGGAAGGACTTTTTCAGCTTGAAATCGGTGTACAGTCAACAAATGACAAAACGATAAAGGCGATAGACCGAAAAACCGATTTTGAGATGATAAAACGTGCCGTAAAACTCGTGCAAAAAGCGGGTGGTGTACATATGCACCTTGACCTTATAGCCGGATTGCCTTTTGAAGATTTTAATTCGTTCGGCACATCGTTTGACGATGTGTTTAATCTTCGTCCCGATGTACTTCAGCTTGGTTTCCTGAAACTTTTACGCGGAACGAAAATAAGAAGTGAAGAAGAAAAATACGGTTACCGATATAACTCAAAACCGCCGTATGAAGTGCTTAAAAACGACTTTCTTTCCTATGAAGATGTGCTTTTGTTAAAGGGGATAGAGGAGGTTTTTGAACGGTATTATAACAGCGGTGTTTTTAAGGGTGCAATGGAATATTTGCTTGAAAAATATAATTCACCGTTTGAAATGTTTAAAAAATTGTGGCTGTTTTACGACGGAAACGGATACAATAAAGTCGGACAATCGCGAAATTCTTTGTATGAAATATTGTCGCATTTTTGTGATGATGAATTATTTTGCGATATTTTAAAACTCGATTATTTTACATACAACAAGGGCGTAAATTCACCGAAATGGTCGCTTACAAAATACGATAGGTCAATTTTAAAGACAAGATTTGATATATTGACGGATGAATTTATTGCAGAAAATTTGAGTGAATACGCAGATATTCCGACAAAAGAAACAGTCAAGTATTTGCAGTTTGAAACATTTGAATATGACGTTTTGTCGAACTGTGAAAAACGCAGAAATATAATAATTTTCGATAATAAGTATAACAGAAGGATAAGGGTATGCAAGGATTTGAAACAATAATAAACAGTATTATTAAACTCGGAATTGCAATGCTTGTCGGGTTTGTGTGCATAAAGACGGGTTACATAACGAAAGAGCAAAACAACGGACTTTCAAAAGTTATCGTGAGAGTGACGCTTCCGATACTCATTATAACTTCGCTTACAAGCCTTGAATTTGATACACAAAAATTGAAAAATTCGATTTATGTGTTGATTGTGTCGATAGTCGTGGTTGCGTTTCTGTTTGCAGTCGGAACGGTCACGTCAAAAATAAGTAAAATGGATAAATCGCGAGCGATAATGCACCGATGTATGACGTGTTTCGGTAATGTTGTGTTTATGGCATTTCCGCTCATACAGGCACTTTACGGTGCAGAGGGACTTTTATATGCGGCGATTTATGAACTTGCAAACGATACTTGTCTTTGGACGCTCGGCGTGTATCAGATGAAGTCGATAGAGGAAAAAGAAAAATCGTTTATGGGAAGTATAAAAAATCTTGTAAATCCCGGAACGATTGCGTTTGTTGTCGCATTTGTGATGATGGCATTCGGACTGAAATTCAGCGGTATATTCGGGGAGGTAATGACCGGTATCGGCAGTACAACAACGTATTTGTCGATGTTCTTTATAGGCGGTACGCTTGCACTTGTTGATTTTAAGCACATATATAAACGTGTGTGGCTGTTTGTATTGACGGCGGTTAAGATGGTCATTATACCGATTATATTGATGTTTGTTTTAAAACCGTTTAATCTCGGTGAAATGGTTACGGCGGTTATCGTACTGCAAGCCGCAATGCCAGCGTCAACCATACTTGTAATACTCGGTATGGAATATGACGGCGATGTGCTTTATTGTGCGGAGGGTGTGTTTATAACGCATCTGTTGGGACTTTTGACATTGCCGTTTGTGTATTACCTTATGAGCGTGATTTAAAATAATTTGTAATGCGGTTTTTCTTCGTTGAAAAACAGGTAACGTATATAGTCGTCAACGATTATGCAGACAGGACTTAGTAAAAACCATAAAAACATATACGGCAGACATATCTGCCCCATAATATTGAACGGCAAATCGTAGTAATCCCATACGTTAAGATTTAGCAATAAATTAAAAATACACCCAAAGATAAATTCCATTAATGTTATGATAAATGTGCCTATCAGCATTTGTATTAACAAAGGAATATCCCAGGTGTATTTTTTGTTTATAAGTCCTAAAAGTACAAAGCATATTCCGCCCAATATAAACATACTCCAGTGCGAATATCCGCGCCAAAGCATTTCAATCAAGACGTATACTATGCCGCCGAAGGAAAATAAAAAGAAGTATTTTAAAACACTTGCCATACAATATCAATCCTTTCAGAAGATATGATATTATTATATGTAGGGCAAGTGTTTTTTAATCAAAGAATCATTACAAAAGTACCGGCTGTTATAAGAATACCGCCCATAACCGTCTTGAATGTCAAGTCCTCTTTAAGAATTACAAAGGCAAGTATCATTGATATAACAACACTGAATTTGTCAATCGGAACTACTTTTGACGCATCACCGAGTTGAAGTGCTTTGTAGTAGAATAGCCAAGAAAGACCTGTGGCAATTCCCGAAAGTACAAGGAATATCCAGCTTTTTGCGGTTATATCCTGTATTCCGCTTTGTGCGCCTGTCATAAAGACAATTCCCCATGCCATTATAAGTACAACGATTGTTCTTATTGCAGTGGCAAGGTTTGAGTTTATGTCGCTTATTCCGATTTTTGCAAGTATTGATGTAAGTGCAGCGAAAAATGCCGATAGTATTGCGTAAATTACCCAACTGTCTTTAAACATTTTAATTCATCTCTTTTGTATTGCTTTTTGTATGTGATAATGAGTCACTCGTGGTCGGCGTTCGTAGGGAGCGGCATCTCGACGTAACGAAAGCCACCCCACAGTCAGCTATGCTGACAGCTCCCCTCAAGGGGAGCCGAACTAAGCCTCTCCTTGAGGAGAGGTGCCTGAAAAGCGGAGAGGTGGCAAATGATAGACATAGTTTTGAGATGTTGCCACCCCACAGTCAACTGCGTTGACAGCTCCCCTCAATGGGAGCGCCTTGTAGGGGCGGTCATTGGTCGCCCTATAATTAAATATCAAGGTTTGAAACATATTTCGCGTGTTTTTCAATAAACTCACGACGCGGTTCAACCTTATCGCCCATAAGTATTGTAAATGTTTCGTCCGCAATCATTGCGTCCTCGATATCAACCTTTAACATAGTTCTCTTAGCAGGGTCCATTGTGGTTTCTTTAAGTTCGGCAGGGTCCATCTCACCAAGACCTTTATAACGCTGAACTTTTGCACCGGGTCCCATTTCGGCTATAAGTCTGTCACGTTCATCGTCCGTAAACGCAAACTTTTCAACAAGGTTTTTATTCTTACCCTTGAACACCTTGAAAAGCGGCGGTTGTGCGATATACACATTACCGTTTTCGATAAGCGGACGCATATGTCTGAAGAAGAATGTCAAAAGCAATGTTCTGATATGCGCACCGTCGACATCGGCATCCGCCATAATAACGATTTTACCGTATTTCAAATTATCGATATTGAAATCATCGCCGATACCTGTACCGAGTGCTTGTATAATAGGCAACAACTTTTCGTTTGAGTAAACCTTGTCAATTCTTGATTTTTCAACATTAAGCATTTTACCCCAAAGAGGAAGGATTGCTTGGAAACGTCTGTTTCTGCCTTGCTTTGCACTGCCGCCGGCACTATCACCCTCGACTATAAACAATTCTGCGTAATCTGCACCCTCATCGGTACATCTTGCAAGTTTACCCAAAAGCGAAGAATTGCTGCTTGAGTTTTTACGCGATGCCTCACGCGCCTTTTTGGCAGCCTCACGAGCACGTGATGCGGTCAAAGTCTTTTCGATAATAATTTTTGCGATTTTAGGATTTTCCTCAAGGAATGCAGAAAGCTTATCGTTTAAAGCATTTTCAACCAGCGCTCTTGCCTCACTGTTACCAAGCTTTGTTTTCGTCTGACCCTCAAACTGTGCCTCGACAACCTTAACGCTGATTACTGCGGTAAGTCCTTCACGAGTATCTTCGCCCGATAGGTTAGGGTCTTTTTCTTTTAGTAAATTATTCTTTTTTGCGTAGTCATTTATGACACGTGTAAGACCTGATTTAAAGCCTGTTTCGTGCGTACCGCCTTCGCCTGTGTGAATGTTGTTTGCGAAGCTTAGAAGTGACTCTGTATATGATGTTGTGTACTGCATAGCAACTTCAACCATCATATCCTCACGCTGTGCTTCAAAGTAAATAATATCATCGTGAAGCGGGTCTTTGTTTCTGTTTAAGTATTGTACAAATTCCTTTATACCGCCTTCTGCGTGTAGAGTGACCGTTTCGGGATTTTCAACACGATAATCGGTAAACAGGATTTTTACACCCTTATTAAGAAATGCCTGTTCACGAAGTCTTTTTAAAAGTACATCGTAATCAAATTCAAGCACTTCAAAAATTTCGGGGTCAGGCTTAAATGTAATTTTTGTACCGGTCTTGTCGGTATCACCGATAACCTTTAGTTTACAAGTAGGCTTACCGCGTTCGTAACTTTGATAATGAACGTGTTCGCCGTCACTTACTTCTACTTCAAGATGTTCCGAAAGTGCGTTTACAACAGAAGAACCGACACCGTGCAAACCGCCCGATACCTTGTATCCGCCGCCGCCGAATTTACCGCCGGCGTGAAGAATTGTAAGTACAACTTCGACTGTCGGAATACCCTGCTGTGGGTGAATACCGACAGGAATACCACGACCGTTATCTGTGACGGTCACTGAATTGTCAGGGTTTATATCAACTTTAATTTCCGTACAATAGCCTGCAAGTGCCTCATCAATAGAGTTGTCTACGATTTCATAGACAAGGTGATGCAGACCTGCCGACGAGGTAGAGCCGATATACATACCCGGACGTTTTCTTACTGCGTCAAGACCTTCGAGTACCTGTATTTGACTTTCGTCATAGGTGGTTTCAATCTTTTCCAAATCACTCATATTTTTTTCTCCCTTTATCTTAATTTTATCCGTTTTGCGTGTATTATAAACCACGTTTTGCCAATACTTTTGAAGAAACGGAGGATATAAAAACTTTCGTTTCATCTTTTTCCTTAACTACAACAAAGGATTTCGGCAAATCGTCGGTTGAATTTATAATCAGACCGTTTTTTTGAGATTCGGCAAGGAAGTTTCTGCCGAGCCTTGAAACAGTCGTATTATCCATATCAAATATTCCTATTATATCTTTTGTATTTACAACAATGTTTTCCTCAACTCTAAGGTACATTAATTTTCCTCCCTTACGACAGAGCCGTTTTTTATTTTAAATAACTTCGTATTGTCGGTGCTTTCGATAAGGTCGGTGTCAGTTGAAGTTATAAGAACTTGCTTATCGCGAATTTTCTGCGAAAGGTACATTCGGCGGTTAATGTCAAGCTCGCTCATTATATCGTCAAGCAGAAGTATCGGATATTCGCTTTTTATGTGATGAATGTAATCGGCTTGTGCAATTTTCATTGACAGTGCAGATGTACGCTGTTGACCTTGTGAGCCGTAAATTTTCGCCTCACTGCCGTTGATTGTGATGTGCAAATCATCTCGCTGTACGCCGACTTGGGCGGAGGCTAAATCAATTTCGCGTCTTTGATTTTTTTCAAGATATTCGTATATCGAATCTTTATCATCACCGCTTGCCCTCATACCCGGCATATACGATATTTGCAATTTTTCACCCGATATTTCATTTTGTATGGCGGCTGAAAAGTTATTTATCAGCTTGACAAAATCGGTACGGTATTTGATGATTTTTTCGCCCTCTGCGGCAAGCTGTTCATTCCATACGGAAAGCATCATATCCGACTTTGCACCTTTTGCACGAAGAACTTTGAGTAAGCTGTTTTTTTGACCCAACGCCTTGTGATAGTCGATTAGGCTTGTAAGGTATCGCGGATAAAGCTGACTTACCGATGAGTCGATAAACTTTCGTCTTGCGGACGGCGAACCTTTGACAAGCTCCAAATCTTCGGGTGAAAACATTACAACATTGAGATAATTCATAAGTTTGCTTAGTTTTGTTATCTGAACGTGGTTGATTTTAATGTTCTTTCTGCCGTTTTTCATAAGCTGCATAGCGGCTGTGTAATCACGTTCCGAATCGTGAAAATCAAGCGACAGACGCGAAAAATCTTCACCGAATTTTATAAGCTCTTTATCGGACTTTGCTCTGTGACTTCTGCCTTGTGAGAAAATATATACCGCCTCTAAAATATTTGTTTTACCCTGTGCATTGTCGCCGTAAATCACGTTTGTGTACGGGGAAAACTCAATTTTTTCGGAAGTATAATTTCTGAAATTCGCAAGGGACAGTGAGGAAATATACATTTATTCCGCTCCTACTTCGACTTCGACTGTCGCGTCCTCAAATTCGACCGTAACTTTGTCACCCGGACGGATTTTTTTGCCGCGCATTGTGCAAACTTCACCGTTTACCGATACGATACCGTCAAAAATCATATCCTTAGCCATAGCACCGCTTTCGGCAAGTGCGGAAAATTTAAGCAGTTGGTCAAGTTTTATATATTCGGTTGTGATGTTTATATTCATTTTTTCCATAAGACTTTATTCCTCAATAAATTATTAATTCTGTAATCTTGTTACAGATGTAACACCTTGAATTTGAACTATTTTCTTTTTTAGAAGTGCAAGATCGGAGGTGTTTCTGATTTCGACACCGATTTGTATAATTGCGATACCTTTTTTGTTTACATACGCATTTACCGATTTAAAAGGTATTTTAAGTGCCGAAAGAATGTTTGTAATTTCAAGCAAAACACCGTCGCGGTCAGGTGCTTCCACCTGCAAGTTAGCAATGTATGACGTACTGCGTTCATCGTCCCACCATACGTCAATAAATCTGCCCTTGTCTTCTTCGGACATTGACTGCGGATTCATATTCGGACAGTCGCGTCTGTGAACACTTACGCCTCTGCCTTTCGTGATAAAGCCGACAATGTCGTCACCGGCAACGGGGTTACAGCAACGTGCAAGACGTACAAGACAGTTATCAATGTCTTTAACAACGATACCTTTGCTTGATGCGTGACGCTTAGCCGGTTCGGCTTGAACGGTTTTGCTTTCCTCGTTGTATACCGCCTCAAGATTTTTCTTTGCTTCAAGATTTTTGTTCAGCTTTGTCCATTCGTCACGAAGTCTGAAAACGACTTTTTGTGCGGTAAGCCCACCGTAGCCGACGCTTGCGTATAGGTCGTCAATACTTTGAAAACCGTATCTTCTTAAAAGAATAGCAATCCATTCTTGTTTGAAAAGCTGTTCGTGAGTGTTGCCGATACGTCTTAATTCACGTTCGATAAGTTCTTTGCCGTGTTCAATATTTTCGTCACGTCTTTCACGTTTAAACCACTGATTAATCTTGTTTTTAGCCTGTGAAGTGCGACAGATTTTCAACCAGTCACGGCTCGGACCGTGCGTATTTGCAGTTAGAATTTCAACTATTTCACCGTTTTGTACCATATA harbors:
- the hpt gene encoding hypoxanthine phosphoribosyltransferase, which encodes MINEVQEILINESEIQEKVKYLAEQINKDYAGKDIVLMIILKGSVVFSADLMRYLNVNVSLDFMQVSSYGSSSVSGELKILKDGQIDVNGKNVIIAEDIIDSGNTLSALVKLLKKRGANVEICTLLSKPARRETQVDVKYEGFEIPDEFVVGYGMDYDERFRNLPYIGILKREVYGG
- a CDS encoding B12-binding domain-containing radical SAM protein; the protein is MKALLVAVNAKYIHTSLSVRTLKAYANSDNVEMAEYTINERVEDILRSIFLKKADVVLFSCYIWNVEVCLDVADMLKKVSPETKIIFGGPEVSFDDTEYMQKYDFIDAIMRGEGESTFKEWLEIGEMADGITYRENGEIIRNKDRELIHDITSIPFPYDG
- a CDS encoding B12-binding domain-containing radical SAM protein, translated to MTDEDIEKNSGKLIYYESSRGCPFRCSYCLSSTTHSVRFRDMDVVKEELMFFVRHNVRIVKFVDRTFNADRKRTCELVKFLIDNAKNTTFHFEVAADLINDELVELFKTAPEGLFQLEIGVQSTNDKTIKAIDRKTDFEMIKRAVKLVQKAGGVHMHLDLIAGLPFEDFNSFGTSFDDVFNLRPDVLQLGFLKLLRGTKIRSEEEKYGYRYNSKPPYEVLKNDFLSYEDVLLLKGIEEVFERYYNSGVFKGAMEYLLEKYNSPFEMFKKLWLFYDGNGYNKVGQSRNSLYEILSHFCDDELFCDILKLDYFTYNKGVNSPKWSLTKYDRSILKTRFDILTDEFIAENLSEYADIPTKETVKYLQFETFEYDVLSNCEKRRNIIIFDNKYNRRIRVCKDLKQ
- a CDS encoding AEC family transporter; this encodes MQGFETIINSIIKLGIAMLVGFVCIKTGYITKEQNNGLSKVIVRVTLPILIITSLTSLEFDTQKLKNSIYVLIVSIVVVAFLFAVGTVTSKISKMDKSRAIMHRCMTCFGNVVFMAFPLIQALYGAEGLLYAAIYELANDTCLWTLGVYQMKSIEEKEKSFMGSIKNLVNPGTIAFVVAFVMMAFGLKFSGIFGEVMTGIGSTTTYLSMFFIGGTLALVDFKHIYKRVWLFVLTAVKMVIIPIILMFVLKPFNLGEMVTAVIVLQAAMPASTILVILGMEYDGDVLYCAEGVFITHLLGLLTLPFVYYLMSVI
- a CDS encoding putative ABC transporter permease, producing the protein MASVLKYFFLFSFGGIVYVLIEMLWRGYSHWSMFILGGICFVLLGLINKKYTWDIPLLIQMLIGTFIITLMEFIFGCIFNLLLNLNVWDYYDLPFNIMGQICLPYMFLWFLLSPVCIIVDDYIRYLFFNEEKPHYKLF
- a CDS encoding EamA family transporter, translating into MFKDSWVIYAILSAFFAALTSILAKIGISDINSNLATAIRTIVVLIMAWGIVFMTGAQSGIQDITAKSWIFLVLSGIATGLSWLFYYKALQLGDASKVVPIDKFSVVISMILAFVILKEDLTFKTVMGGILITAGTFVMIL
- the gyrB gene encoding DNA topoisomerase (ATP-hydrolyzing) subunit B; the protein is MSDLEKIETTYDESQIQVLEGLDAVRKRPGMYIGSTSSAGLHHLVYEIVDNSIDEALAGYCTEIKVDINPDNSVTVTDNGRGIPVGIHPQQGIPTVEVVLTILHAGGKFGGGGYKVSGGLHGVGSSVVNALSEHLEVEVSDGEHVHYQSYERGKPTCKLKVIGDTDKTGTKITFKPDPEIFEVLEFDYDVLLKRLREQAFLNKGVKILFTDYRVENPETVTLHAEGGIKEFVQYLNRNKDPLHDDIIYFEAQREDMMVEVAMQYTTSYTESLLSFANNIHTGEGGTHETGFKSGLTRVINDYAKKNNLLKEKDPNLSGEDTREGLTAVISVKVVEAQFEGQTKTKLGNSEARALVENALNDKLSAFLEENPKIAKIIIEKTLTASRAREAAKKAREASRKNSSSNSSLLGKLARCTDEGADYAELFIVEGDSAGGSAKQGRNRRFQAILPLWGKMLNVEKSRIDKVYSNEKLLPIIQALGTGIGDDFNIDNLKYGKIVIMADADVDGAHIRTLLLTFFFRHMRPLIENGNVYIAQPPLFKVFKGKNKNLVEKFAFTDDERDRLIAEMGPGAKVQRYKGLGEMDPAELKETTMDPAKRTMLKVDIEDAMIADETFTILMGDKVEPRREFIEKHAKYVSNLDI
- the remB gene encoding extracellular matrix regulator RemB, producing MYLRVEENIVVNTKDIIGIFDMDNTTVSRLGRNFLAESQKNGLIINSTDDLPKSFVVVKEKDETKVFISSVSSKVLAKRGL
- the recF gene encoding DNA replication/repair protein RecF (All proteins in this family for which functions are known are DNA-binding proteins that assist the filamentation of RecA onto DNA for the initiation of recombination or recombinational repair.), with protein sequence MYISSLSLANFRNYTSEKIEFSPYTNVIYGDNAQGKTNILEAVYIFSQGRSHRAKSDKELIKFGEDFSRLSLDFHDSERDYTAAMQLMKNGRKNIKINHVQITKLSKLMNYLNVVMFSPEDLELVKGSPSARRKFIDSSVSQLYPRYLTSLIDYHKALGQKNSLLKVLRAKGAKSDMMLSVWNEQLAAEGEKIIKYRTDFVKLINNFSAAIQNEISGEKLQISYMPGMRASGDDKDSIYEYLEKNQRREIDLASAQVGVQRDDLHITINGSEAKIYGSQGQQRTSALSMKIAQADYIHHIKSEYPILLLDDIMSELDINRRMYLSQKIRDKQVLITSTDTDLIESTDNTKLFKIKNGSVVREEN
- a CDS encoding RNA-binding S4 domain-containing protein, with product MEKMNINITTEYIKLDQLLKFSALAESGAMAKDMIFDGIVSVNGEVCTMRGKKIRPGDKVTVEFEDATVEVEVGAE